Proteins co-encoded in one Stenotrophomonas maltophilia genomic window:
- a CDS encoding NADH-quinone oxidoreductase subunit D — MSEFHQAREAFASNPAEARQEIRNYTMNFGPQHPAAHGVLRLILEMDGETIMRADPHVGLLHRGTEKLAESKPFNQSIGYMDRLDYVSMMCNEHAYVRAIETLMGIEAPERAQYIRTMYDEITRILNHLMWLGSNALDLGAMAVMLYAFREREELMDCYEAVSGARMHAAYYRPGGVYRDLPDHMPKYKESRWHKGKALKQLNASREGSLLDFLENFTVEFPKRIDEYETLLTDNRIWKQRTVGIGVVSPELAHQWGMTGVMLRGSGVAWDLRKKRPYAKYDAVDFDIPLGKEGDCYDRYLVRVAEMRESNRIIKQCVAWLKANPGPVMVKNFKVAPPKREDMKDDMEALIHHFKLFSEGYCVPAGETYSAVEAPKGEFGCYLVSDGANKPFRVHLRAPGFAHLSSIDSIVRGHMLADVVAMIGTYDLVFGEVDR, encoded by the coding sequence GTGAGCGAGTTCCACCAGGCCCGCGAAGCGTTCGCGAGCAATCCGGCCGAAGCACGGCAGGAAATCCGCAACTACACCATGAACTTCGGCCCGCAGCATCCGGCCGCGCACGGTGTGCTGCGCCTGATCCTGGAAATGGACGGCGAAACCATCATGCGCGCCGACCCGCACGTGGGTCTGCTGCATCGTGGTACCGAAAAGCTGGCCGAATCCAAGCCGTTCAACCAGTCGATCGGCTACATGGATCGCCTGGATTACGTGTCGATGATGTGCAACGAGCACGCCTACGTGCGCGCGATCGAGACCCTGATGGGTATCGAAGCGCCGGAGCGTGCGCAGTACATCCGCACCATGTACGACGAAATCACCCGCATCCTCAACCACCTGATGTGGCTGGGCTCCAACGCACTCGACCTGGGTGCTATGGCGGTGATGCTGTACGCCTTCCGCGAGCGCGAAGAACTGATGGACTGCTATGAAGCGGTCTCCGGCGCGCGCATGCACGCGGCGTACTACCGTCCGGGCGGTGTCTACCGCGACCTGCCGGACCACATGCCGAAGTACAAGGAGTCGCGCTGGCACAAGGGCAAGGCGCTGAAGCAGCTCAATGCTTCGCGCGAAGGCTCGCTGCTCGACTTCCTGGAGAACTTCACCGTCGAGTTCCCCAAGCGCATCGATGAATACGAAACCCTGCTGACCGACAACCGTATCTGGAAGCAGCGTACGGTCGGCATCGGCGTGGTCAGCCCGGAACTGGCCCACCAGTGGGGCATGACCGGCGTGATGCTGCGCGGCTCGGGCGTTGCCTGGGACCTGCGCAAGAAGCGCCCGTACGCCAAGTACGATGCCGTCGATTTCGACATCCCGCTGGGCAAGGAAGGCGACTGCTATGACCGTTACCTGGTCCGCGTTGCCGAAATGCGCGAATCCAACCGCATCATCAAGCAGTGCGTGGCGTGGCTGAAGGCCAACCCGGGCCCGGTGATGGTGAAGAACTTCAAGGTCGCTCCGCCCAAGCGCGAGGACATGAAGGACGACATGGAAGCGCTGATCCACCACTTCAAGCTGTTCAGCGAAGGCTACTGCGTGCCGGCCGGCGAGACCTACTCGGCGGTGGAAGCCCCGAAGGGTGAGTTCGGCTGCTACCTGGTCTCCGATGGCGCCAACAAGCCGTTCCGCGTGCACCTGCGTGCACCGGGCTTTGCCCACCTGTCCTCGATCGATTCGATCGTGCGCGGCCACATGCTGGCCGACGTGGTGGCCATGATCGGTACCTACGATCTGGTGTTCGGCGAGGTTGACCGGTAA
- the nuoE gene encoding NADH-quinone oxidoreductase subunit NuoE encodes MKATGNFEAARDVDPMVVLSDKTRAHIDHWLSKFPPDRKRSAVLQGLHAAQEQNEGWLTDELIAGVAKYLDLPPVWAYEVASFYSMFETEKVGRNNVAICTNISCWLNGAEDIVRHCEKKLGIKHGESTPDGRVYLKREEECLAGCGGAPMMVINGHYHERLTLEKVDELLDGLE; translated from the coding sequence ATGAAGGCGACAGGTAATTTCGAGGCGGCGCGCGACGTCGACCCGATGGTGGTGCTGAGCGACAAGACCCGCGCTCACATCGATCACTGGCTGTCCAAGTTCCCGCCGGACCGCAAGCGCTCTGCCGTGCTGCAGGGCCTGCATGCGGCCCAGGAGCAGAACGAGGGCTGGCTGACCGACGAACTGATCGCCGGCGTGGCCAAGTACCTGGACCTGCCGCCGGTGTGGGCCTACGAAGTGGCCAGCTTCTACTCGATGTTCGAGACCGAGAAGGTGGGCCGCAACAACGTGGCCATCTGCACCAACATCAGCTGCTGGCTCAATGGCGCCGAAGACATCGTGCGCCATTGCGAGAAGAAGCTGGGCATCAAGCACGGTGAATCGACCCCGGACGGCCGCGTCTACCTCAAGCGCGAGGAAGAGTGCCTGGCTGGCTGTGGTGGCGCGCCGATGATGGTCATCAACGGTCACTACCATGAGCGTCTGACCCTGGAAAAGGTCGACGAGCTGCTGGACGGGCTGGAGTAA
- the nuoF gene encoding NADH-quinone oxidoreductase subunit NuoF, whose translation MAHHHESKGPVGPAPLPHQVVYTTLHYDTPWSYESYLKTGGYAALRKILEEKIPPEQVIEMVKASGLRGRGGAGFPTGLKWSFMPKGNMQKYILCNSDESEPGTCKDRDILRYNPHSVVEGMAIACYATGSTVGYNYLRGEFHHEPFEHFEQALADAYANGWLGKNVMGSGVDIDIYGALGAGAYICGEETALMESLEGKKGQPRYKPPFPANFGLYGKPSTINNTETYGSVPAIIRNGPEWFKGLSLTGNGGPKCFSVSGCVQNGGNFEVPLGTTFDDLLEMAGGLRPGRTLKGAIPGGVSMPVLTAAELKGLPMDYDTIRALGSGLGSGAVVVLDDSVCCVKFACRISQFFHKESCGQCTPCREGTGWMHRVLERIVAGKATMEDLHQLKAVAGQIEGHTICAFGEAAAWPIQGFLRQFWDEFEYYIVNGHSMVDGKKVEAAAA comes from the coding sequence ATGGCACATCACCACGAATCCAAGGGTCCGGTCGGCCCCGCGCCGCTGCCGCACCAGGTGGTCTACACCACCCTGCATTACGACACCCCGTGGTCGTACGAAAGCTACCTCAAGACCGGTGGCTACGCCGCCCTGCGCAAGATCCTCGAAGAGAAGATCCCGCCCGAGCAGGTCATCGAGATGGTCAAGGCCTCGGGCCTGCGCGGCCGCGGTGGCGCTGGCTTCCCGACCGGCCTGAAGTGGTCCTTCATGCCCAAGGGCAACATGCAGAAGTACATCCTCTGCAACTCGGACGAATCCGAGCCGGGCACCTGCAAGGATCGCGACATCCTGCGCTACAACCCGCATTCGGTGGTGGAGGGCATGGCCATTGCCTGCTACGCCACCGGTTCGACCGTGGGCTACAACTACCTGCGCGGTGAGTTCCACCACGAGCCGTTCGAGCACTTCGAGCAGGCCCTGGCCGATGCCTATGCGAACGGCTGGCTGGGCAAGAACGTGATGGGCTCGGGCGTGGACATCGACATCTACGGTGCCCTGGGCGCCGGCGCGTACATCTGCGGCGAAGAAACCGCACTGATGGAATCGCTGGAAGGCAAGAAGGGCCAGCCGCGCTACAAGCCGCCGTTCCCGGCGAACTTCGGCCTGTACGGCAAGCCGTCGACGATCAACAACACCGAAACCTACGGTTCGGTGCCGGCGATCATCCGCAACGGTCCGGAGTGGTTCAAGGGCCTGAGCCTGACCGGCAACGGCGGCCCGAAGTGCTTCTCGGTGTCCGGCTGCGTGCAGAACGGCGGCAACTTCGAAGTGCCGCTGGGCACCACCTTCGACGACCTGCTGGAAATGGCCGGTGGCCTGCGTCCGGGCCGCACCCTGAAGGGCGCGATTCCGGGCGGCGTGTCGATGCCGGTGCTGACCGCGGCCGAGCTGAAGGGCCTGCCGATGGACTACGACACCATCCGCGCACTGGGCTCGGGCCTGGGTTCGGGTGCCGTCGTGGTGCTGGATGACAGCGTGTGCTGCGTCAAGTTCGCCTGCCGCATCAGCCAGTTCTTCCACAAGGAATCCTGTGGCCAGTGCACCCCGTGCCGTGAAGGCACCGGCTGGATGCACCGCGTGCTGGAGCGCATCGTCGCCGGCAAGGCGACGATGGAAGACCTGCACCAGCTGAAGGCGGTGGCCGGCCAGATCGAAGGCCACACCATCTGTGCGTTCGGCGAAGCGGCTGCATGGCCCATCCAGGGCTTCCTGCGCCAGTTCTGGGACGAGTTCGAGTACTACATCGTCAACGGTCATTCGATGGTTGACGGCAAGAAGGTGGAGGCAGCCGCTGCATGA
- the nuoG gene encoding NADH-quinone oxidoreductase subunit NuoG: protein MSAQPVNPSVPPDHVTIEIDGKSLVVPKGSMIIQAADKAGISIPRFCYHEKLPIAANCRMCLVDVEKSPKPAPACATPVMDGMKVATRSEKALKFQRSVMEFLLINHPLDCPICDQGGECELQDVSLGYGRSVSRFNERKRVVPDEDMGPLVATEMTRCIQCTRCVRFTADVAGTYELGGMYRGENLQIGTYDGKPLTTELSGNVVDVCPVGALTNKVFQFRARPWELTARESLGYHDAMGSNLFLHVRRGEVLRTVPRDNEAVNECWLSDRDRYSHQGLYSEDRAVKPLRKVNGEWKEVSWAEGLAAAAEILKANQGDNLGVLVHPSTSNEEGALLARLAKGLGSSNIDHRINNRDFSDAATAEVFGLPLAEIEGADRIVVLGSNIRHELPLLHARLRKAQTTNGAKIHVVNPVDFDFAFSIAGKQIVAPSKFVDALANAELRSAVQGGNNTVLIVGGIAENHPQAAAIRAAARDFAAATGAKLCRIPQGANAIGLTRAGVLPAGKDVAAMLAQPRQAYVVYGLEPGLDFADAPAARKALAGAQVVAFSQFACTSTRDVADVILPIGALPEIDATLTNLDGREQSARAGGKLPGEAREGWRVLRALGGDMALAGFDFTDLAGLRASLAPVSVAVAASAQPAVAGEGLEVASTAAIYRTDAVVRRAPALQSHPLNNAPRIVLNADDAARLQLQEGQMAKVGTDAGKATLPVVVDARVAAGSVWIESGHGATAPLGAARVSVVAA from the coding sequence ATGAGCGCGCAACCCGTAAATCCGAGCGTCCCACCCGATCACGTCACCATCGAGATCGATGGCAAGTCGCTGGTCGTGCCCAAGGGCTCGATGATCATCCAGGCCGCCGACAAGGCCGGCATCTCCATTCCGCGCTTCTGCTACCACGAGAAGCTGCCGATCGCCGCCAACTGCCGCATGTGCCTGGTGGACGTGGAGAAGTCGCCGAAGCCGGCGCCGGCCTGCGCCACGCCGGTGATGGACGGCATGAAGGTCGCCACCCGCAGCGAGAAGGCACTGAAGTTCCAGCGCTCGGTGATGGAGTTCCTGCTCATCAACCACCCGCTGGACTGCCCGATCTGCGATCAGGGCGGCGAGTGCGAGCTGCAGGACGTGTCGCTGGGCTACGGCCGTTCGGTCAGCCGCTTCAACGAGCGCAAGCGCGTGGTGCCCGACGAAGACATGGGCCCGCTGGTCGCCACCGAGATGACCCGCTGCATCCAGTGCACCCGCTGCGTGCGCTTCACCGCCGACGTGGCTGGCACCTATGAACTGGGTGGCATGTACCGTGGCGAGAACCTGCAGATCGGTACCTACGACGGCAAGCCGCTGACCACCGAACTGTCGGGCAACGTCGTCGACGTCTGCCCGGTCGGTGCGCTGACCAACAAGGTGTTCCAGTTCCGCGCCCGCCCGTGGGAACTGACCGCGCGCGAATCGCTGGGCTACCACGACGCGATGGGTTCGAACCTGTTCCTGCATGTACGTCGCGGCGAAGTGCTGCGTACCGTGCCGCGTGACAACGAAGCCGTCAACGAGTGCTGGCTGTCCGACCGCGACCGCTACTCGCACCAGGGCCTGTACAGCGAAGACCGTGCGGTCAAGCCGCTGCGCAAGGTCAATGGCGAGTGGAAGGAAGTGAGCTGGGCCGAAGGCCTGGCCGCAGCCGCCGAGATCCTCAAGGCCAACCAGGGCGACAACCTGGGCGTGCTGGTGCACCCGTCCACCTCGAACGAGGAAGGCGCGCTGCTGGCCCGCCTGGCCAAGGGCCTGGGCTCGAGCAACATCGACCACCGCATCAACAACCGCGATTTCTCCGACGCCGCAACCGCCGAAGTGTTCGGCCTGCCGCTGGCCGAAATCGAAGGCGCCGACCGCATCGTCGTTCTGGGCAGCAACATCCGCCACGAACTGCCGCTGCTGCACGCCCGCCTGCGCAAGGCGCAGACCACCAACGGCGCCAAGATCCACGTCGTCAACCCGGTGGACTTCGACTTCGCCTTCAGCATTGCCGGCAAGCAGATCGTCGCGCCGTCGAAGTTCGTCGACGCACTGGCCAACGCCGAGCTGCGTTCGGCAGTGCAGGGCGGCAACAACACCGTGCTGATCGTCGGTGGCATCGCCGAGAACCACCCGCAGGCTGCCGCGATCCGCGCCGCTGCGCGTGACTTCGCTGCCGCCACCGGTGCCAAGCTGTGCCGCATCCCGCAGGGCGCGAATGCCATTGGCCTGACCCGCGCCGGCGTGCTGCCGGCCGGCAAGGACGTCGCCGCGATGCTGGCGCAGCCGCGCCAGGCCTACGTGGTGTACGGCCTGGAGCCGGGCCTGGACTTCGCCGACGCGCCGGCCGCGCGCAAGGCGCTGGCCGGTGCCCAGGTGGTGGCCTTCAGCCAGTTCGCCTGCACCTCGACCCGCGATGTTGCCGACGTGATCCTGCCGATCGGTGCGCTGCCGGAAATCGACGCCACCCTGACCAACCTCGATGGTCGCGAGCAGTCGGCGCGTGCCGGCGGCAAGCTGCCGGGCGAGGCCCGTGAGGGCTGGCGCGTGCTGCGTGCCCTGGGCGGCGACATGGCGCTGGCCGGTTTCGACTTCACCGACCTGGCCGGCCTGCGTGCCAGCCTGGCGCCGGTGTCGGTCGCCGTGGCTGCCTCCGCGCAGCCGGCCGTTGCCGGCGAAGGCCTGGAAGTGGCTTCGACCGCCGCGATCTACCGCACCGATGCGGTGGTCCGTCGCGCTCCGGCGCTGCAGTCGCATCCGCTCAACAACGCCCCGCGCATCGTGCTCAACGCTGACGATGCCGCTCGCCTGCAGCTGCAGGAAGGGCAGATGGCCAAGGTCGGCACCGATGCCGGCAAGGCCACCCTGCCGGTGGTGGTCGACGCCCGCGTCGCTGCGGGTTCGGTCTGGATTGAATCGGGCCACGGCGCGACCGCGCCGCTGGGTGCCGCTCGCGTATCGGTGGTGGCTGCATGA